From Arcobacter sp. CECT 8986, a single genomic window includes:
- a CDS encoding YitT family protein: MNSFLNEELKNYTYIIIGSILLALSVSIFFSPNKLLTGGTAGFALLLHYITPLSIGSLIILINIPLLLIGIKYLGKMFAIRTIITLILISIFVDYFDKVLDIPALVHDSALSAIFGGILIGIGITLVIKADSSAGGSTIIARIVSIKTEIKAGAVLLVIDSMIILSSLLILEDKEKILWSIVSIYVTSKVIDTILTGRLDKKVVYLVTDKTKELKIKIREELGPKGTIIKGDGLFEGENKKMILIVVEVNKLQNLRKMVKQIDPEGFLIITEATEMLGRGN, translated from the coding sequence ATGAATTCATTTTTAAATGAAGAGTTAAAAAACTATACTTATATTATTATTGGTTCTATTTTACTAGCACTATCTGTTAGTATATTTTTCTCACCAAATAAACTTCTTACAGGAGGAACAGCTGGTTTTGCACTTTTGCTTCATTATATTACGCCACTTAGTATTGGTAGTTTAATAATATTAATAAATATTCCACTTTTACTTATAGGTATTAAATACTTAGGTAAGATGTTTGCCATTAGAACAATAATTACTCTTATTTTAATTTCAATTTTTGTAGATTACTTTGATAAAGTTCTTGACATCCCTGCATTAGTCCATGACTCAGCACTTAGTGCAATTTTTGGAGGTATTTTAATAGGAATTGGAATTACCTTAGTTATAAAAGCAGATTCAAGTGCAGGAGGTTCTACTATTATAGCTAGAATAGTAAGTATAAAAACAGAGATAAAAGCAGGAGCAGTACTTCTTGTAATTGATTCAATGATTATCTTATCTTCACTTTTAATATTAGAAGATAAAGAAAAAATACTTTGGAGTATAGTAAGTATTTATGTTACATCAAAAGTTATTGATACTATTTTAACTGGTAGATTAGATAAAAAAGTTGTATATTTGGTTACAGATAAAACTAAAGAGTTAAAAATAAAAATAAGAGAAGAACTAGGTCCCAAAGGTACTATTATAAAAGGTGATGGACTATTTGAAGGTGAAAATAAAAAAATGATTTTAATTGTTGTTGAAGTAAATAAATTACAAAACTTAAGAAAAATGGTTAAACAAATAGACCCCGAAGGCTTTCTAATAATAACTGAAGCAACAGAGATGTTAGGAAGAGGAAACTAA
- a CDS encoding DUF2214 family protein, translating to MTDIIIRYFHFFGIIFFSSSLVFEHLLLKQKITNENFKRVCSVNIYFIVSALIVFVTGICLWLVVGKDASFYTQNPIFHIKITLFLLIILISLLPTRYFLKNKNTQEDIINVPKKMIMFLRVELLFLIIIPLLAVLMSQGYGLK from the coding sequence TTGACAGATATAATTATTAGGTATTTCCATTTTTTTGGAATTATTTTTTTTAGTAGTAGTTTGGTGTTTGAACATTTACTTTTAAAACAGAAAATAACAAATGAAAATTTTAAAAGAGTATGTAGTGTTAACATATATTTTATTGTAAGTGCATTGATTGTTTTTGTAACAGGTATTTGTTTATGGTTAGTTGTAGGTAAAGATGCAAGTTTTTATACACAAAATCCAATTTTTCATATAAAAATCACTCTATTTTTATTGATTATTCTAATATCACTTCTTCCTACAAGATATTTTTTGAAAAATAAAAATACTCAAGAAGATATTATTAATGTTCCTAAAAAAATGATTATGTTTTTAAGAGTAGAACTTCTATTTTTAATAATTATTCCTCTTCTTGCAGTATTGATGTCTCAAGGATATGGATTAAAATAG
- a CDS encoding C-terminal binding protein has translation MKRVYITDKITDPYIEKEVLGDEISDTLHEDIEVLLVWHKKISNDFIDKLPNLKAMVRYGVGYDVFQDLEYIKQKGIYASNTPDYGTEEVSDTAIAMIMNIARGISRYDYLCRDYEDGSWQTNTLDYIKRNSDYKLGVIGAGRIGGSVILKANTLRFQTHFYDPYLSSGTEKMLGAKRFDTLDELLETCDIISINCPLNKETNAMIDEKFIAKMKKGASIVNTARGAIVKDLDVFYEPLKSGHLNCVNLDVLPSEPVQSGLLVDAWKAKEKWLDGRFIINPHAAFYSDKAYFEMRQKAALNVKRVLDGKKPINIVNGL, from the coding sequence ATGAAAAGAGTATATATAACAGACAAAATAACTGATCCTTATATAGAAAAAGAGGTTTTAGGTGATGAAATATCTGATACATTGCATGAAGATATAGAAGTTTTATTGGTTTGGCACAAAAAAATATCAAATGATTTTATAGATAAATTACCAAACTTAAAAGCGATGGTTAGATATGGTGTTGGTTATGATGTATTTCAAGATTTAGAGTATATTAAACAAAAAGGAATTTATGCTTCAAATACTCCTGATTATGGTACAGAAGAAGTAAGTGATACTGCAATTGCTATGATTATGAATATCGCACGTGGTATTTCAAGATATGATTATTTATGTAGAGATTATGAAGATGGTTCTTGGCAAACAAATACTTTAGATTATATAAAAAGAAATAGTGATTATAAACTTGGAGTAATTGGTGCAGGAAGAATAGGTGGAAGTGTTATTTTAAAAGCAAATACACTTAGATTCCAAACACATTTTTATGACCCATATTTATCAAGTGGAACAGAAAAAATGCTTGGTGCAAAAAGATTTGATACTTTAGATGAACTTCTTGAAACTTGCGATATTATCTCTATTAATTGCCCTTTAAATAAAGAAACAAATGCAATGATAGATGAAAAGTTTATTGCAAAAATGAAAAAAGGTGCTTCAATAGTAAATACTGCACGTGGAGCTATTGTAAAAGATTTAGATGTTTTTTATGAACCTTTAAAATCTGGACATTTAAATTGTGTAAATTTAGATGTTTTACCAAGTGAACCTGTTCAAAGTGGACTTTTAGTTGATGCTTGGAAAGCTAAAGAAAAATGGCTTGATGGAAGATTTATCATAAATCCACATGCAGCATTTTATAGTGATAAAGCCTATTTTGAGATGAGACAAAAAGCTGCTTTAAATGTAAAAAGAGTGCTTGATGGTAAAAAACCAATAAATATAGTAAATGGTTTATAA